A stretch of the Metopolophium dirhodum isolate CAU chromosome 8, ASM1992520v1, whole genome shotgun sequence genome encodes the following:
- the LOC132950247 gene encoding DNA replication complex GINS protein PSF2 translates to MMHPAEIEFMAENEIIQIVPTFNHASHVHLICGSYGPFRAGLPLNVPIWVALNLRQKKTCRILAPDWMTVDKLQERLEEEKASKFFTQLPTNFYLEITQMLLTVASEDIPQGNDIKTAVKDLWDLRIAKLRSSVDLFVKEGRVQASLNHLTPMEINSVRPIFPDTLDALMTLHEHINSSDDREDSSQSSVATPSSSTSFSLSL, encoded by the exons ATGATGCACCCTGCTGAAATCGAGTTCATGGCCGAAAATGAAATCATTCAGATTGTGCCGACGTTCAATCATGCCAGCCACGTACACCTGATATGCGGTTCTTATGGTCCGTTCCGAGCAGGTCTGCCGTTGAACGTTCCCATTTGGGTGGCACTGAATCTGCGACAAAAAAAGACGTGTCGTATCCTAGCCCCCGACTGGATGACCGTTGACAAATTGCAAGAAAGACTTGAAGAAGAGAAAGCGTCCAA ATTTTTCACACAGTTACCAACCAATTTTTACCTGGAAATCACTCAAATGTTATTGACTGTTGCCAGTGAAGATATTCCGCAAGGGAACGATATAAAAACGGCGGTTAAA gatCTATGGGATTTAAGAATAGCAAAATTAAGATCTTCTGTTGATTTATTCGTTAAAGAAGGTCGTGTTCAAGCTTCTTTAAACCATTTGACCCCAATGGAGATTAATTCTGTGAGACCAATATTCCCAGATACATTGGATGCCTTAATGACACTCCATGAa cacaTTAACTCGAGTGACGACAGAGAAGACAGCAGTCAATCTTCAGTAGCAACTCCTAGTAGTTCAACATCTTTTTCATTAtccttgtaa
- the LOC132950244 gene encoding probable cardiolipin synthase (CMP-forming), translating into MHHLLKYIFSSSQCCCKMYLPQCRMCFPTVTANNNSFLSVRLYKNHRIMANVYFADDRFSKRHNKLKNAIRDKQIILQKTKQKFQTKGKFILDDIKETKSKVRDTIKENVWTIPNMLCMTRIILSPYLGYLIVNGNFEYALSFVAIASVTDLVDGWIARNFQGQKSKLGSFLDPMADKVLVGTMFFTLTYIDLIPIYLTGIIILRDLVLIGAAFQIHYMSIPKPRTLSKLFDVTNTNVQLAPMFISKVNTTVQLAMVCATLAAPVFEFVDHPALKVLWWLTTATTVSSAVSYIVHRKKTYKIFNNQKR; encoded by the coding sequence ATGCAtcatctattaaaatatatattttcttcaaGCCAATGTtgctgtaaaatgtatttacctcAGTGCAGAATGTGTTTTCCAACTGTAACTGCaaacaataattcatttttatcagTCCGATTGTATAAAAATCACAGGATTATGGCAAATGTTTATTTTGCGGATGATCGATTTTCAAAGCgccataataaattaaaaaatgccaTTCGAGATAAAcagattattttacaaaaaactaaacaaaaatttcaaaccAAAGGTAAATTTATACTAGATGACATCAAGGAAACTAAATCAAAGGTACGGGATACTATAAAGGAGAATGTTTGGACAATACCTAACATGCTATGTATGACTAGAATAATCCTAAGTCCTTACTTGGGTTATCTTATTGTCAATGGAAACTTCGAGTATGCCCTCAGTTTTGTGGCCATAGCAAGTGTAACAGACTTAGTTGATGGGTGGATTGCTAGGAATTTCCAAGGTCAGAAATCGAAATTAGGTAGTTTTTTAGACCCAATGGCTGACAAAGTACTTGTGGGTACTATGTTTTTCACATTGACTTATATAGATTTAATCCCAATATATCTtaccggtataataatattaagggaTCTGGTTTTAATTGGTGCTGCCTTCCAAATTCATTATATGTCAATACCTAAACCTAGGactttaagtaaattatttgatgTCACCAACACCAATGTTCAATTAGCACCCATGTTCATAAGCAAGGTGAATACTACAGTTCAACTAGCAATGGTTTGTGCTACTTTAGCAGCTCCAGTGTTTGAATTTGTCGATCACCCTGCACTCAAAGTGTTATGGTGGCTAACAACTGCTACTACAGTGTCATCGGCAGTAAGTTATATAGTGCATAGAAAAaagacttataaaatatttaataaccaaAAAAGATAA